From Penaeus chinensis breed Huanghai No. 1 chromosome 29, ASM1920278v2, whole genome shotgun sequence:
TTTATCGATGGAAAGTCCACCCAATCTGCTCTCGTAGATTTTACCAGCTCAGTACTACAATCATTTGATAATCGATTGTTCACACGGTATTTTCTTAGACTTTAGCAAAGCCTTTGCTACAGTAAACCACATAATTCTGTTAGGGTATTAAAGACTGCGTCAATAATTAGTTTAATTCATATTTAACAGAGTGAAGTATGTTTCATATGGTAATTGTTCCTCTTCCACCCTGTGAATTGTTAAACAGAGTACCACGGGGTTACGTACTTGGTCCATATCTTTTCTTATTGTATATAAAAGATTTTCTAAAATGTGCCAATACTATTAATTTTACTTTGTATATCGATAATTTTGGTGTTAAAGATAACCACAATTTATACTGGACCCTAAATAGGTATCGTCAACAAAATCAGTAAGCAACGTGACATCATGGCCCAAATGACAAATGTTCTTTCAACCGAAACCTTCAAACAGTTATATTATTCGGTGGTATATCCTCATCTTACGCATCTTGTAAAGTTGTTTAGAGTGGAGTCCCTAGGATTTGCCTCAAATGTCTGTTTATTACTCAAAAGAAAATCATAAGATCCATTGCCCACCTGCACAGGTATGGCCACATCAATGCAGCTTTCAGAGAATTAAATATACTTAAATTCTATAAACTCAATGGTTACTGCTCTGCTACATACGTTTTTAAATGTTTAAGCAGTCCAGATAACACAATATTTACATACCGCAACAATAGTCAATATAATTTACGAAATGCTACCCATCTCCAACTCCAATTTTGTAGCTACTCCTAGTCAAACACAATCATAGATTACTAAGGTTCAAAAATCGAAACATACTACCCGAAAATTTGAGGAATAAACCTATGTCTTAGATTTTCAATAAGGCCCTGAAGAAATACTTTGTTGACATGAAAAACCATTATTATCTTAgttttgtatacattttatttcatcCATTGTTCATGTTCATATGTTTGtagatattgtatatttttgCCTTTGTAATGTTGTAAAACAAATGTATTGTCTATATTGTTTCctattctatatttattatagGTACTAATCAATATGATTTATTTACTCGACCTAGATTTCTGTATATACTTTTACCATTTCAAGAGAGTTCCACTCTCAAAGGGCTGAGCTATATCACTGTACTATTGACTCCCcttccagctcatagcctctccatcatcaagacttctgcagtgcctcctcgtggccacccatgaaaaCTAGGTACCTTtcagtcctaggctgaactgtggaggcccttggagcagcaggaggccctaaaggtacggagtcatggcccaccggcgtgtggaacgtccattccttgcaacaggatgatcggttaccactactgccgagggaattgaagcagctgagagttgaggtggctgctttctcggaagtgagaagaccacaattagtgtgggtggctactcTTTTTTCGGGTCGGGCCGCAGCagtggccaccatctccagggagtagccatagccatcttcagCAGACTAAAccttcggtagtagaggtcactccagcgccccatgtaacatatatgtaacattaatTTCGTTAagtcatatacaaataaaaaaatttagatttttttttttttttacccttataaCCCAGTGTTACACCGATGTAACAAACAGACTTTGTCTGGTTAGATTCCTGTTTTCTATAACTACGTGAGTGGGCCCACTCTCCCAGGTGATGGCGTAGGTGGAACCTGCGTATTTTTTGCTCGGGTTTGAGGCCTCTCAACAGCCACTAATGCGTAAgtattctgttattgttttgatgGAAATAATCGATTAGTTGTTATTGAACATTTGCGTGAGATAAGGAACATCAAATATGTTGTATTTTCATTGTGATTGTTGTTTATATAATGATGTGACATATATGTAACATTGGGTCTTtggaatatatattgtaatatcttcttcttttgttgtaaCGCTTACTTTTCTACGTTGTTAGTAACTGTTTATCGTCCAAtacgaaaaacaatatataatactGAAGACTAGCTTATATAAGTGATTTTACAGGCCGTTAAAATACTAGGCtatgctgatgatattgcagcCTATTATATATAGGCTACACTTACGTGTACCTTATGCCATACTGACATTTGTATTTATGTCTGcaatttttttgttctatttacaGATAATGGCTTCACGACGTAGTCTATGTATCGATGAAATACTAGACATCATTGATGCCGACACGAGTGACTTTGCTGCAGgtagtggggatgatgatgatgatgacatcgcATTTGTACCTGCTAGAATTCCTACAGATGTTAGCAGTGATGATGACTTCAGTTCCTCTGATGATGAACCATTATCTAGTTTTGCTGCACCAGTCAGCAAAGGAAGGCCTAACAAAAGTGTCTACTGCTGGCGCAAGAAAACATATGATGTCCCAGACACATCTTTTTCAGGAGTGATGGATGGAAAAGTGGGCTCACCGTATCAGTACTTCAGGGAATTTGTCACTGATGATATGCTAGATATAGTTGTACAAAATACAAATTTGTACAGTGtacaaaaaaaaggcaaatctATAGATATTTCAAAAAAAGAACTTGAACAAGTAATTGGCATGTACTTCAGGATGGGCATTGCACAAATGCCTGGTGTTCGTGCTTACTGGGAAAATGACACTAGGTATGCCCCTGTAGCAGACATAATGAGTAGAAACCGTTTCCAGTCGATTCTGTCATTGATTCATTTTGTGGACAACTCCACATGTACTGATGCTGTCAAAATGGACAAACTTTGGAAAATAAGGCCATGGACATATATGTTCCGAGCTCAGTGTTTGAAAATCACACCAGAGGAGCACAATTCCATTGATGAGATGATGATCCCCTTCAAAGGTAGTTTCAGTGGcataaaacaatatatgaaaGGCAAACCTCACAAATGGGGCTATAAAATTTGGGCTAGAGCTGGAGCAAGTGGAATTTTGTATGATTTTGATATATATCAAGGTAAAAGAGGCAACACTTCAGACACGAGTAGTTTAGGTGTTGCTGCAGATGTGGTTCTAAAACTCTCTTCCACACTttctgataataaaaactataaagtcTATGCAGACAATTTTCTTTCCTCCATACCACTTCTGGAAGCTCTTCAGAACCATGGAATTCATGATTTGGGGACAATTAGACCGAATCGTCTCCGCAATTGCAACCTTGAGTCTGATGCTGATCTAAAGAAATATGGAAGAGGAAGTTATGACTTCCGGGTGGAGCAGAATCACAATTTTGTTGCAGTGAAATGGCATGATACACGGGCGGTGACATTAGTTTCTACTTACGCTGGCCCAGAACCAACAAGTCAAGTGTCCCgatgggataaaagagagagaaatcatgtcCAGGTCCAGATTCCCCTCACCGTGAAAGAGTACAATAGCTTCATGGGGGGTATAGACCTCCTGGACTGCTTCCTTGCCAAATATAAGTATCACATGAAGTCTCGGAGATGATACATGACTCTTTTCTGGAATTTCATAACCATGGCTATGATCAACGCCTGGTTGCTGTATAGGCGTGACTCTGCCCTTCTTCAGATTCCAAAGAAGTCAATTCTCATAAGAAGAAATTTTCAAGCACAGGTGGCAACAACACTGATTGAAGTGAACACAGCTCCAAAGCGAGGACGGCCTTCTACAGAACAAAAGGAGTCTGCTCCAGCTCCTTCAAGAAAACTGAAGAAAGGTCCTTGTGTGGATGTGCAGAAAGATATGTATGCCCACTGGCCTATCAAAGTTGATAAGAGAGGTCGTTGTAAGGTTTGTCAAACAAATATAACAGATACACTGTGTGAGAAATGTGATGTGAGGCTTTGCTTCGATGAGAAACGTAATTGCTTCAAAGAGTTCCATATTTAGTGGAAATGTAACAGGTAAATCACGATGAAGATAaggagaaacatttttttttgtatgagcaAAATTTATGTCATATTTGAAGTTCACTATTTTATAATAGATGATagaataattgttttatttttgtataagaATTTTCAATGATTTACTGTTCCTGAAAAATTACTAACAAAGGATGTCTGTCGGATAAATTTTGTTTCTAATTTGCAAAAATAACAATTCACTGGGAAATATGCATTTCCTTTTTTGGGAACTAATAGTACACCAGTACTtattatatgtactttttttttagatattagtAAATTTAATGCTTTTGGATGTGGAATCATATTCAACAAATTTTCTGTACTTATGTTATGATCAGTAAAGTTATAAACAATTTATCAAGGCTTGTCTAATATATTTTTGTCCAAggcaatatatttataaaatcataacacaataaattgaatttgaaatcaaaactgtcattttcattaccgatataaaaagggaataaaaatgaCCGAGAAAACCCAATGTTACATATGTGTAACATTTCATATTGATCATTAATCTACTCATAAGGCCCAATGTTACAAATATGTAACATACCATATTTCccataaatgataaaatgatgtgaAAATGCCACCATATTGGTTCTATCAGAGtccaatacagtaaaaaaaaaattggtttatattttttttctgccaacAAGGCACTCTGGGCTCTAgaggctacacttactactggttgagccacagcgatggccaccatctccagggagtagtatTATGGTAtcgagactgaagctttcatttgggtTTATGTCTTTTGTTGCTGAGTACATTCCTACAgttgtatataaacttgaggtcaAAGATATGTTTTaggccaaacttgcatctgtgacagacagctgtcctcggcgagatatctgtattgttctgggtgacttcaatgcagtatctggctgcAATCAagttggctacgagatgtctgtcggtcctcatggctcaggagctgatgctggcagcgagaatagcctccttttctgtgactttgctaggtcccagaaattgaggattccTGGCTCCTTGTATCAGCGTTCtaacccgcatcgttggacttggtacagcgatatgggtagtGTGTCCAAGGAAATCGACCGCATACTccttag
This genomic window contains:
- the LOC125040377 gene encoding piggyBac transposable element-derived protein 3-like — protein: MASRRSLCIDEILDIIDADTSDFAAGSGDDDDDDIAFVPARIPTDVSSDDDFSSSDDEPLSSFAAPVSKGRPNKSVYCWRKKTYDVPDTSFSGVMDGKVGSPYQYFREFVTDDMLDIVVQNTNLYSVQKKGKSIDISKKELEQVIGMYFRMGIAQMPGVRAYWENDTRYAPVADIMSRNRFQSILSLIHFVDNSTCTDAVKMDKLWKIRPWTYMFRAQCLKITPEEHNSIDEMMIPFKGSFSGIKQYMKGKPHKWGYKIWARAGASGILYDFDIYQGKRGNTSDTSSLGVAADVVLKLSSTLSDNKNYKVYADNFLSSIPLLEALQNHGIHDLGTIRPNRLRNCNLESDADLKKYGRGSYDFRVEQNHNFVAVKWHDTRAVTLVSTYAGPEPTSQVSRWDKRERNHVQVQIPLTVKEYNSFMGGIDLLDCFLAKYKYHMKSRR